The following DNA comes from Porphyromonadaceae bacterium W3.11.
TGATTCTTGCTAAATTTTCGCTGCTGAATAGCGATGGCAGGAGGGATACCAGTAATCACATCTGCTTCAGGCTTACCCATCTTACTTATGAACTGACGGGCATACACACTTAAGCTCTCCACATATCTACGCTGACCTTCAGCATAGAGCGCATCAAAAGCTAGTGAGCTCTTGCCTGACCCACTTAATCCAGTAATGACAATTAATTTATTTCGAGGAATCCGAAGAGAGATATTCTTCAGATTATTGACCCTCACCCCTTTTAGTTCTATATATTGATTTTCAGTTTGTTTCATCTAAGACTGTCATCTATGATATTGCTATATGCACTAAAGACAAAGATACCTCTTTTCAAAAAGAAAAGAGCAAAAAAAAGCTCTGAGGAAATACAAAGTAACCTCAGAGCACCAAAAACCAAAAACTTACAATCTACTAAAACTTGTGCGGCTGAAGGGACTCGAACCCCCACGGATCACTCCACTAGATCCTAAGTCTAGCGCGGCTACCAATTACGCCACAGCCGCAAATTAATCAAATCAGTGACTCACCAGCCACATCCTTTTTGAAATTGCTTTGCAAAGATAAGAAGAAATCTTGAAACAAAAAAATATATTCATGCTTTTCACACCAAAAAAGCCTCAATTAACGATATGCTAGCACTCTAATACTGAATACAACAATCTAAATAACAGGGTATTATAAAAAATACACCCTTATATCATATTTTTTCTACAAATCTCTAAAATCATAGTGTCTTTTTATACTCTTCCATATAAACGCTATTATATTCACCCTTAAAATCCCCAATAAACTGACATGCATTGAAGTAAAATAATGCTCGCTACTGGTCGTTACACTTTTCTACGGAATTAATAAAATGAATCTTGTGAAGCCTATCAACCTTCTACAATCAGCTGATTTATAGAAACATATTAAAGTATCAAAACATCACTAATGGGACCTAAATGAACGAGGAGAAGGGGTCAATTTTTTAGTTATTAGGGGGGAGGGAACGAAGCGTACTTGGATAATATAGGGGTTTAGGGGTCGTATGTGTTTATATGATAGTGGGTTATGATGGAATGATGGAGAGGTGATGGAGAAAACGAAATGTTTATTTTGGTTGATTTTGGGTTAATTTTGGGGGTGGATGGTCGAAGGATGGTCGAGTAAATGTTAATCGGGTGATGCTGGAGCATTGAAATAGCATCGTAATTGTGGGTAAAAAGGGCGGAAAGCTGGCTTGTGGGCTGGCTTTCCGCTTTTGTTGTGTCTGTGGTCGAGGGGTGGTCGAATGGTGGTCGTTTGGGCGAATTTTGAGCACCGATTATTGGCGATTTGAGGGGTGGTCGGAGGATGCTCGAGCGGTGATTTTTACCCTTGGGTGGACAGTAGGGTGGACAGTAGGGTGGACATTTTGAAATGTTAAATCAAAACGAAATGGGATTGTAGGGTGGACGGTAGGGTGGACAGTTGAGCGCACAAAGTGTGTAAGTAGGATATGGACAAATGCACCTTTTGAAAACGTAAACAGGTGAAATATGGTTTTAAGGTACCCACTAAGTACCCCCACAAAATACACACTTTTTCTCGAATAAATGGCTTAACATACTGTATATTAGTTATATATGCTTTGTTGTGCCTATTTTGGCGAATTTCCATGAGTACGAGTCGTTTATTATGGCTGGGAAATAAAGGGGTTGGGCGTGCCCTATTAGCCCATTGAATTGTATCGAATGGAGAATTTAATGAGGGCAATTTTGTGGATGTGCTTGAGTAGGACATCTCGTGGCGAATAATTCGGATTGTGCGACTCCAGTACCGCCTTTTCAGGATCGCTTGGGTGCTTTTTCACCCACTTTACAGTGATATAAGTATCCCCATCCTCATTAATAGATACAAGGTACATATCCCCAAAGTGAATATTATTGATATCATGGACCACTTGAAATGCCACGATGTCTCCCGATTTTAGAAGTGGATACATGGAATCTCCAGTGATTGAAACTGCTCCATCGCATCTGGGCATATTAGGAATCATAATTTGCCCAATTTGGTACTCTGCAGAATTATCAAGATGCTCCAGAACACCTGCAGTTGCTTCTATTGAATAGTATGGAATAGATTGTTCTTCAATAATTGACTCTTGAAATTTTGGAGTATATAGTCTTTTAGTGTTAGTGGGTGGCATTTTTATATTTTCTCGGAGCATGCTTCCATTACCAGAGAGAAGCCACTCGGAAGATACATTTTCGCATTTCGCGAAAATTAATTCAGAGTCAAAAGTGCCACGAGAAATCCAAGAGTGTATTGTTTGTGGTTTTACTCCAATCTTCTCTGCAAATGAGGATTTACTACCATCTGAATAGTAATTCACAAGGTCTTCAACCATCATGCTTTTATTCATATTCTCAAATTGCATATAAAATACTTCGCGAATTGCTTTGTTTTTATTCTCACTTTGCGTATCTTTGCTTTAGAAACCTTATTAAGGTTTTGGTTGTAAATATAATCAATTTATTTATTGGTATGAAAAAGGTAGTTGTTACAAGAGCATTACGAAGCGAGCTCGTTAAATTATTTTCCGTGCATCCAGATACGGTAAAGGGTGCTTTGAACTTTAAGACGAACACCGATTTATCACGAAAAATACGAAGTTTAGCAATACAAAAGGGTGGTGTCTTAATAGGTGGTGAAAATGAGATGGAGACAATATTTAAATCCAACGGCGATATGATTCAGTCGTGGGGTGGACAAGCTCAGATCATTGCTAAGAAAAGTGGTCTTGTGAAAATAATCATTGACGGTGAAGTTGATCGAGAAGTAAAAGACATGACCGTCAATGAACTCATGAGAGAGCAAAATAGAATTTCCACACTTATCGCAAGCCGTTAATAGTGAAGATGGAGTATTACCAGGGGCGTATATGTATGAGTTTTGATGACCTTACGAGTGGCGAGCCGCCCATCGTAAATTATCAAACACTCAAAAGCTGGCTACGTCGCAAAAATGCGATCTATGCCCGTAAGGCGTACGGTGAGGGTGTAACTGCCCTCGTTGACTACGATACCCTGCCCAAAAAAGCCAAGGCGGCAATCATAGAGAGGTATGGTGATCCGCACGAGCTCCTCCAGCCTAAAGGTGAACTGGCTTGGCTTCCAGAGGATTTTGACGCAAAAATATACTTCAATTATGAGTTCCAATATGAGTTGGGTGGGCAAATGGTTGGTCTTGAGGATCACATCGCGGATGAATATGAGCTTAATGCCCGAGTTCTGAATGCGATCATCGCCCGCCAAGCTGAGCTCCAGCAGATGACTAATAAACTCAACAACAGACGCACGAATACTTGGAAATTGCTCCACCAGTATAGCGAGGAGCTACGCCAGGACTACGCCCATACCCTCCCTAAGAGTATGAGCCGCCTACAGAAGAAGGTGAACGAATATAAGCGAGAGGGGTACAAGTGCTTGATTAGTGGCAAAATTGGCAACAGCAATACGGCGAAGATCACCCAAGAGGCAGGCGAATACCTCATTGCCCTGATGCGCAATCGTGAGTATGTGCATGACTTCGATAGTGCCCTCTTGGCATACAATCAATTTGCCATCGAAAAGGGCTGGGAAACTATCCAGAGTGTCAGTACCATCCGTGATTATCTCAATGATCCCGCGATTAAGCCCTTGTGGCTCGGACAGCAGGTGGGCGAGAGCGAAGTCAATGCTAAGTATGGTGCACAGCTTATCGGACTCGAAAAGCCTAGATACGCCAATGCCCTATGGGCGGCAGACGGCACGAAGTTCAATATCTACTACCTCAATAAAGAGGGTAAAAGGGTCCACACCGATATCTACATGATATTCGACGTCTGTACAGGCTATTGCGTTGGGTGGTCCTTGGGTCAGGAGAGTGCCTTCGGTTCGCAGTACCAAGCGTATCGGATGGCGATGGATGTAGCAGGGGTGAAGCCCTTCCAGCTGGTGATGGACAATCAGAGCTCACAGCGTAAGCTTGATAGAGTAGGATTTTTCTCGAAGATGACCGAAGTTGGGGTTCGATTTAAGGCTCCATACCGAAAGCAAGCTAATCCAGCAGAGAATTTGATTGGTCAATTTCAACATAGTGTGCTCCGCCACTACCCATATTTCACGGGATTTAATATTACTTCAAAGAGTGAGCTGAGCGCAGCCAACCTTGAGTGGATTAATGCTAATCTCGACAAATTACCGACCTATGAAACCTTGAAAGAATTTACAAGTAATTGCATCCATCAGTGGAATAGCCAAGTGGTAGAGGGCGAGTTTACCCGTGAGCAGCTGTACAAAGTAGAGCGGGTCAATCCAGATCGTATGGAGCTCACCACCGAAGATTATGTGGAACTATTCTGGGAGAAGCGACCAAGGCAAAGCACCTTCCTGCAGGGCGGGCTTACGATTACAGAGGATAATAAGGAGTATTATTACGAAGCCTATACACCCGATGGCGAAATTGATATCGAGTGGCGTATGAGCAACACCCGCCGACAATTTGGCGTGAAGTATGACCCTCTGGACCTTACGAAAATCGCCATCTACCGAGTGGATAAGGGCGATGTGTGGAGGTTTGAGCGTTATCTACACCCAGCCATTAAAGTGGCTATGGCGGCAGAAGACCGCACCGCGAAGGATGACGAACTAACCAAGAAGGTCCTAGATGCGGATAAGGAGATGCGGGTGCGTAGGGATGCGATTGGCAAGGCCATCGACATCAAGTATCAGCAACATCAGCAGAGCAATTACCCACGTATGCTTGGGGCATCCAAGGCGGATAATGAGCGTGCTGTGGAGCTTGCACAAGAGCTTGCCAAAGTGGATGATGTTACTATTTCGCTTAAAAATGCCACCACATCGCTGGCGGTGATTAAGAAGGTAGAGAGTAAGATGGATTGGTCCGATGTACGACCACTCACCAATCAAGAAATAGAAGGAAGACTAATTGATAAATTATAATATAAAAACATTACTACTAATTATGAATAAAGAACTTATTAGAACTAAACTTAAAGAGCTGGTGGCACGACTAGGCTCACAGCGCAAGGCCGCTAACCACCTCGCTATCGGTACCACCACCGTTGGCGATATCATCCGAGGCAATAGAGATGAGGTGATATCGGATGAGATGTGGAGTAGCCTATTTGCCAAGCTCTGCACCAAGAGCGATGGATGGGTGGAGGTGGAGACTGCGGCATATCAGGAGATATGTGCCGTGATCAAAGACTCACAAGATAAATCAAGCTGTACTTGGTTGGTGGCTGACGCTGGAGCAGGTAAAAGCACTACTGCCCGCAATTACTCTGCCCGCAATGCCAATGCCGTATATGTGTTGTGCAGTGAGGATATGAAGCGTTCGGATTTCCTCGATGCTTGTCTATCCGCCCTCGGTGAGAAGAGTGTGGAGAGTGGTTTGCGGGCCCGACTTGAATTTTTGATT
Coding sequences within:
- a CDS encoding ATP-binding protein; translated protein: MNKELIRTKLKELVARLGSQRKAANHLAIGTTTVGDIIRGNRDEVISDEMWSSLFAKLCTKSDGWVEVETAAYQEICAVIKDSQDKSSCTWLVADAGAGKSTTARNYSARNANAVYVLCSEDMKRSDFLDACLSALGEKSVESGLRARLEFLIEVLRNKNNPVLILDEADKLIDSILLYCVTIYNHLEGHCGIVMLSTDYIEKRMNSGLRHNKRGYNELHSRIGRRFYVVDKTTPSDIYGICKANGILDDSTINSVIRDAEQFDFDLRRVKKCVLKLRA
- a CDS encoding S24 family peptidase is translated as MNKSMMVEDLVNYYSDGSKSSFAEKIGVKPQTIHSWISRGTFDSELIFAKCENVSSEWLLSGNGSMLRENIKMPPTNTKRLYTPKFQESIIEEQSIPYYSIEATAGVLEHLDNSAEYQIGQIMIPNMPRCDGAVSITGDSMYPLLKSGDIVAFQVVHDINNIHFGDMYLVSINEDGDTYITVKWVKKHPSDPEKAVLESHNPNYSPRDVLLKHIHKIALIKFSIRYNSMG